ATATAAGCTTGTCAAGTGGAAGTAGACACTAAATCAAACACCTCACAAGCTCTTTTTGCTCCATCTTAAACTAGAAGCGAATGCATTCTGAGTGTAGAACGTTTTCGAGCTCGTGAGTGGGAAATAAAACCGTATCGTATCCGCCCCGAGGCAACGTTGCGAAATGCTCCATCCAGAACCTTCCCCTACGGCAGACTGCCTGTCGCCCGCCGAAAGCGAAAGGTGGTACCCCTGCAAACCGTCTACTGCTGCCCCCGGGTGGCCGTGAGCCCCGTGAGGACAGCATCTCGTACACCTGCACACCAGACAGCTTGAACGGTGAACCTTGGTGTCACGCGACGGTCACGCGATCGCAAACGCCCGGGTTTCTCGGGGCGTACATCCGCCGGCGAGTGATCCACATCGAAACGTACCTAATTAGATCGGGccagtgtgtttttttcttcgtctttttTTAATGGAGAAACTATGGCGATAATTGGATGGCGCCGAGCCCTTGCTGGGTTGTTGCAGGTGTTCCGTTTACCGTTAACGGTCGCACCTACGGAGTGGCTCAATTAAACCGTCCACATTTGGGGTGCGAAGTGTCAACGCATCATTTGCCCTGTGAGCATGCTGATGGCTTCATCATATCGAGAGGCCCTTACAAGTGAACGTGATATCGATCAGCTTTAACAGAGAAGGAAGCTGCTTGTTCGCACCTGTGTAGGCAACGAAAATGATCCAGAAAGCTTGATTTCCCACTCCATTTAGCCGTCCATACGACGTCTGGCACCATTTCGATATCTCGATATCTCATCGAAACGCATGTACTTCGCCTTTTTTTACAGTTCCAATGGTCTCGATGGATGGGGAAGCACATCCCAACATGACGCTGGCTGCCATCGGATCAGGTGTACTCGTGGCACTCATCATTCTCATCACACTAATCGCTTTTATAACCCGCCGCGAGCGAAGGTGAGTCGCATGGTGTGATAGGAGGTGTTCCACGTTCCTTAATACGTCCACATTgtccgttttctttgcagcTCGTCAGCGAAAGacaaccagcagcaggacaTCGTGAATCCACCTGTCATTGGAAGgacaaaaccaaacgaaccgatcacccaaaaacccccaaccgaACCACGTTCCGTGACGTTTGCGAACGATTTCGAGCTAGTAGATGTTGTCACCCGGATGTGAGCGCCGCAGTCGGAATGTCAGGCAAAAgttgttgtattttattattcGTATTTGAACATTATTACCCACTAAGAAAAAACGGGGAGTGCACATGTATTTGTGGTAGGGAAACACGAACGCTTTCCGTTCGGTTGGCACTGGGAGGAACTGACGTGATAGAGTAGCGTGGCTCTCAGTAAGCGCAATGTAAATTTGTACCGAAATAAATGGAGAAAGTAACGATGTATTGAAGTCACCGGTGTTTCTTCTCAGCGTGGTAAGCGTGTTTTAGCTGCGTCCTAGCACCATCGCCAGGAGAGCCATGCGAACGTACATTCCGTACTCGGCCTGTCGGAAATACGCCGCACGAGGATCACTGTCAACTTCAACGCTGATCTCAAACACACGCGGCAATGGATGCATCACGATCATACGCCGTTTCGCTACTGTCATGAGCTGGGGTGTCAGTACGAGCTGTCCGCAACACTGGAACGGAGAAAAGAGAGTTTTTAAAAGTCCCCCTCTATACCAGGTTATCAGCTACCATACACACCTGTTCGTACTCCTGCTCGCTTTCAAAGCGCTCTCGTTGGATGCGAGTCATATACAGCACGTCCGTGTCGACGATGGCTGTCTCCAAGGAGGCGTACTGCCTCTGCGAGATCCCCTTCTTGTCGACGTATTCACGGATGTGCGATGGCATCTCGAGCCCAGCCGGGCAGACGTATCGAAGGTTGACGTTGTACATCGTCAGAAGTCGCGCCAGTGAGTGTACCGTGCGGCCATTCTTCAGATCACCCACCATCGTGATCGTGAGCCCGTTTACGGTACCAATCTCCTCACGGATCGTGAAGATGTCGAGCAGAGCCTGGGTCGGGTGCTCTCCAACTCCATCACCAGCGTTTATCAGTGGTTTCCGGCAGTGATGCGAGGCGCGCTAGAAATTCAAGAGGCGTTGTGAGAGATCccaaacagcaacatcaactTTCTTGAAAGCCACTTACCGCCACAGCACCAGGTAAGGGATGTCGCAGGACAACAACATCCGCGTAACCCGCGATCACCTGGATGCTATCCTCGAGCGATTCACCCTTCCGTGCGGATGAAGACGTCTCGTCGATGTGGACAACGCGACCTCCAAGACGTTGCATGGCCGCGGCAAAACTGCAGCTGGTGCGTGTGCTCACCTCGTAGAAGAGGGACGCCATCACCTTCCCACGCAGAAGATCATCCAGCAGCCGGTCTTTGGCCACACGAGCCTTCATCGTTTGCGCAAGGTGGAAGATCTCGTTCAGGTGTTCCTTCGTAAACATGTCCACCGTTAGGACGTGCCGACCAGCGAGTGGACGTTCCCGATGTGGCCCCAAAGTCATCGTCTCCAGTCGACCAACCACCGATTGGTTACCGGTAGAGTCGCACCGTGTTCGCCCCGGTGCTGGTGAGACTGGTCGATGTTCACCCGCAAAGTGCACACCCAGCTGTTTGACGTGTGCGTTTGGACCGCTGGCGGCGTCCGGGGACAGTAGTTGGTAGAACATCTCGTTGGTCGGACCGTCATGCTCGAGATCGGTATGCACTGTTCGTCCAGAACCTGCGGATTGGTTGAGAGCATCCACCGAACCTGCTGCTGGTAGGGTGGTCTTGCGTGGTACAGTCCACTCGCGGACATTCTGACCATATCCAGGTCCTACTAGCACCAACCCATCGACGTAGGCCGTCTCTCCACGCAGCACCACCCGGTGGACACAGCCCTTCACGCGCATCCCTCCAAAAGGCGTCCAGTGGGCCTTGGAGTGTTGTGGCCGGTCGGGAATGATCCACTCCTCGCTCAGGTCCAGCTCAACGTACGTGTTTGGTTGCTCGGGGAGGTTGAAGATGCGTCGTGGATTGTAGTGGAACTTGTTGACCAGCTCATCCAGCGTGAGTCGTCCATCAGCGACAGCTGTCAGCAGCAATGGTAGGATGGTCTCGAGTCCAGGGAAGCCCGGTGGTGGGTTAGAAGATTCCTTCTCTTCGCGTGAGTGTGGGGCGTGATCAGTCGCAAACACGTCCACTACGTCCAGATTGTCCCACAAGGCTTGCTGATCCTCGGGACTACACAAAACCGGTCGTACTTCTGCCTTAGACGCCCCAAGCCGATCAAGATCGGCCGTGGATAAGAAGAGATGATGTGGACACACCTCACACGTCACCTTCAGACCGCGATCTTTCGCCGCACGAATCAGCAGGATCTCTTCCTTTCGCGCGACGTGGCAAACGTGGATTGGACGATCGGTGAGTGATGCCAGTAGTAAAACAGCCGCCATCGTTTCACGCTCAGCATGAACGCACAGTGGTGCCTTTTTCGGCCAGCTGGCTAAATGCGCCTGCCATACTGACAGCTGCCCATTCAGGCGTAGAGTCGTGAAGGTGTCGTTAAGGTACATCTTCAACCCAGCCGCCTGTGCTGCTAGCTCGTGCACGGTGGAAGCGTTATTCGCAGACGCTCCGACGTACAATGCGTAGTCACACCGGGCACCCTTCTTCGCCAGCTCATGAGCCTGCTGGAAGGCGGTCCGGTCGACGATGGCTGGTTGGGTGTTGGGCATAGCCAACACCATCGTGATACCACCGGCTAAAGCCGCTGCCGTACCAGTTGCGAAGGTTTCCTTATGTGGAGCACCAGGTTCACGTAGATGAACATGCACGTCGATGAAACCCGGCAGCTTCACCATCAACCGAGATGACATGCAGTCGATGTGCGTCTTCAGGGCAGGTGGTCCTCCGATGCGTTGCATAGCTGCCACCAGCAACTTGGCGCACTTCACGTCCGTTACGAGTGGGATGGAGTAGTCGACGGCGAGGCGACGTGTTCGGTAACCGTGCGTCATGAAGCAGGCGACCCGTCGGGCTCCACCGCCACTCATCGGGGGGTTGATCACCAGATCGAACTGCTTGTTGGCGAGGTACTCCGCTAGATGGCGCAGTTCGCTACCAGCTCCATTTCCGTTGTCCTCCGTCGCCAGCGAGTCGAACGTCCACTGTACGCTTTCAACCTGTAAAGTGGAcgagagaaatagaaaaagagGGCAAGAAGTTGAATAAAAATGGTGTGTGCAGGATATGATGATTAAGGATAGAAATATTtataaggagaaaaaaaaacgagctttCAAAAGGTCTATTGTATATTCCAGAAACACAAGGTTTATGCTTTGTATCAGTGTTACTGCTTGTTTTAGAGAATGACCTTCTTTCAAGGTTATCATGACGGGCTACTAATGGCAGACGGGAACCGATACCAATTCATCCTAAAAAGGAGCGATATTGTAGGcctttgtgtattttttgcagCATTACTTTCAATCATTTCCCatataaaaaagcatgtaTATCGTACTCAAACCAGTCTGAAGTATGCATCGTTTGCTCAATATTAAAAATAGAAAGGTTAGATGTGACTGTTTTTTTGATTAACAGATACATTTATGTTAATAACACGAAAGAAATACATACTAGCCTTGCAAGCCCTACTTTTAATAGAAGTCATCACTGACTGCCAATTACAAGTGTTCTTCTATTCGATGTTTCTATTCGCATGTTACCGACACTTTAACTCATAATCAAATGCTCCTTCAGCGAACTTCAGGTGGGTTTAAAAAGAACATGTGTCAGTAAGGCTAACCTCACGAGCGTGCCTAGTGATAGCGGCATGCTCAAAAGCCCCCGAACATCAAGTGGAACAAAGCCCATGGTCGATCCTCGCAc
This genomic interval from Anopheles nili chromosome X, idAnoNiliSN_F5_01, whole genome shotgun sequence contains the following:
- the LOC128729253 gene encoding uncharacterized protein LOC128729253, whose translation is MALNDVQDLPEMTEPNMVQVLAYTAKLVGRESEVPMVSMDGEAHPNMTLAAIGSGVLVALIILITLIAFITRRERSSSAKDNQQQDIVNPPVIGRTKPNEPITQKPPTEPRSVTFANDFELVDVVTRM